In the Nocardioides marmotae genome, CGTCTTGTCCGGGTCCCCGGAGGTGATCAGCAGCGGCCAGAGGAAGTCCTCCCACGCGCCCTGGAAGGTGAAGATCGCGTTCGCGGCCAGGGCCGGCACGCACAGCGGCAGCACGACGTTCCAGAAGATGCGGAACTCCCCCGCGCCGTCGATGCGGGCCGCGTCGAGCAGCGAGTCGGGGATCGAGAGCATGAACTGGCGCAGCAGGAAGATGCCGAAGGCGCTCACCACGCCGGGCATGATCAGTCCCCAGTAGGAGTTCAGCCAGCCGTGGCCGCCCATCCCCATCCAGTCGTTCCCGCCGAAGAACGGGATGTGCTGGACGATGATGTAGTTCGGGATCAGCGTGATCTGGCCGGGCACCATCATCGTGGCCAGGAACAGCACGAAGATGACGTTGCGTCCGGGGAAGCGCCGCTTGGCGAAGGCGTAGGCGCACAGGGCGTTGAAGAAGGTCTGCACCACCGTGATCGTGATCGCGACGAAGGCGCTGTTGGCGAACCAGCGCCAGTCACCGCTGCCCTGCGACTCCTGCGCCTGGGTCAGGGTGCCGAGGTTGAGGAAGCCCTTGTACCCGTCGACCGTCGGGTCGTCGGGAACCCAGGTCGGCGGGTTGGCGAAGATCGTGCTCATCGGCTGGAAGGACGCGCTGATCATCCACACGAACGGCGCGACGAAGAGGATCGCGACGGGTGCCAGCACCAGGTAGGTGCCGACCTTGGCCCGCAGGGTCATGTGCTCCTTGTCCAGCCGGGCGCCCGGCCCGCGCCGCCGGCTGCGCCGCCGCACCCGGCGCGGGACGACCGGCTCGACCTCGCTGACGAACCGGGTGGCCACCGGCTCCCCGGTCAGCCCGGTCACTCCGAGCCCCCGTCACGGAACAGGCGCAGCTGGAAGGCGGTGAAGACCAGCAGCATCGCGAACAGCGCGAACGCCAACGTGCTGGCGTAGCCCATGTCGTAGTACTTGAAGGCCCACAGGTACATGTAATAGACCATCGTCGTCGTCTTGTTGACGGGCCCGCCGCTGGTCATCACGAAGATCTGGGTGAAGACCTGGAGCGAGCCGATGATCCCCATGACCAGCAGGAAGAGCGTGGTCGGTCGCAGCAGCGGGATCGTCACGTGCCGGATCCGCCCCCAGGCGCCGGCACCGTCGAGCTTCGCGGACTCGTAGAGCTCGTAGGGGATCGACTGCAGCCCGGCGAGGTAGACGACCATCGAGAAGCCCACCCCGCTCCACACGCTCATCAGGATCACGGCCGGCATCGCGAGGTCCTTGTCGGAGAGCCACAGCAGGGGCTCGTCGATGATGTGCCCCTTGACCAGGTAGTAGTTGAAGAGACCGAAGTCGCCGTTGTAGAGCCACTTCCACAGCAGCGCGGAGACCACGAACGGCGTGACGACCGGCAGGTAGTAGGCGGTGCGGAAGATCGCGCGGCCCCGCAGCGGCTGGTTGAGCAGCAGGGCGAGGCCCAGGCCGATGAGCATCGTCACCGGGACGGAGGCGCCGGCGAAGTACGCGGTGTTGAGGACGGCCTGGACGAAGCGCTCGTCGTGGACCATGTCCTCGTAGTTCTGCATGCCGACGTAGGGCTTGTCGGGCTCGATGATGCTCCAGCGGTGGAAGGTCAGGTAGAACGCGAAGACCAGCGCCGCCAGCGTGAAGACCGAGAAGATGATCAACCCCGGAGCGATGAAGAGGTAGGCCGACCGCTCGCGCCACAGCCGGCGGAAGAACCTCCGCGTGCGCAGGGACCGCTCCTCGCGCGCCGGTCCCCGGTGCGGGGCCGGCGCCCCGTTCGGCGCCTCGTTGGGCGCCACCGCCGTGGCCATACCTGCTCCTCGCTGTGTGGTCGCTGGAACCGTCCCGTGCGCCCGGGCGGAGGCAGACCGGGCAGACGGGGAAGGACGGACGGGGCGGGTCCTAGCCGCGAGCCAGGATCGCCTCGGCCTGCTGCGCCGTGTTCTCCAGAGCCTCCTCGGCGGTCTGGTCGCCGTACATCGCCTTGCCGAGCTCGTCGTTGAGGATCGTCTCGATGCGGGGCCACTTCGGGTTGGAGGCGGTCGGCGCGACGCCGCACTCCATCAGGTCGATGAAGCCCTTGAGCACCGGCTTCTCCGCGGTGATCTCGTCCCCCTCGAGCAGCGAGGTCAGCGGCGGGAGCAGGGTGCCCTCGGTGCGGTACGTCGTGCGGGCGAGGGTGTCGGGCCGGGAGAGGAACTCCATCCACAACCACGCGGCGTCGGGGCTCTCCGTCTGGTCCATCATCACCAGGGAGTCGCCGGCGATGGTGGTCTTGCACCCGGCCTCGCCCTCCGGAAGCGGCGCGGTGGCCCACTTGCCCTCGATGTCCGGGAACTCCTCGGTCAGCGTCCCGGCGAACCAGGCCCCGGCCATGTACATCCCCACCTGGCCCTCGGCGAAGGCGACCCGGCCGTCCCACGAGTTGGAGTTCAGGTAGTCCTTGGGGGCGTACTGCGCGAGATCGACGTAGTACTCCGCGGCAGCCAGGGCCTCGTCGGTGTCGAAGGCGATCTCGGTGCCGTCGGGGCTCATCAGGTTCCCGCCGGCCTGGTAGAGCCAGGGCTGGAAGTAGTAGGCCGACTCGGGCGCGAAGACCTCGAAGCCGTACTGGTTCGCGGACTCGTCGGTGAGCGCCGCGGCGGTCTCCTCGAACTCCTCCCACGTCGTCGGGGGCCCGTCGATCCCGGCCTCCTCGAAGAGGTCGGTGCGGTAGAACAGGCCGGTCGTCTCCCCGCCCATCGGCAGGCCCCAGAGCTTGTCGTCGTAGGTCACGAACTCGCGGAAGGCCCCGACGTAGTCGTCGGGCTCGACGACCTTGCTGCGCTCCACGTAGTTGACCAGGTCGACCGCCGCGCCGCGCGAGGCGTAGTCCGCGACGTCGCTGGCGTTGACGTACGCGACGTCGGGGGCGTTGTTGCCGGCGATCCGCGTCGAGAGCACCTGCGAGGCCTGCTCGGCCGGCACGTTCTCGAACTTGATCGTGATGTTGGGGTACTCCTCGTGGAACTCCGCCGCCAGCTTCTTCCACTCCGGGCTGTTGCCCAGCCAGGAGAAGAACGTGACGGTGGTCGGCTCGCTGGGCTGCTCCACCGCGCCGGGGCCCTCCCCCTTGGGCTCCGGCTCGTTGCCGCCCGACTCGCCGCCGCACGCGGCCAGCCCCAGCGACGCCAGGGCGACCGTGACGGCCACCGACGCGATCCTGCGGGACGTCTCGACTCTCACTGACTCCACTCCCTTGCCTCGGAACAGCAGCGGTCGGAGACCCGACGAGACCTCATGCAAATCGTTTGGCTCCGTTGGCCGGAAGCATCGTTTCCGGGTGCGGGGTTTGTCAATGGACCGGTGTGCATTGCGTCACAGTCGAGACCGAACCGCCCTCGACGCCCCGACGAACGCGCCTCGCCGGCCGGTCCGGGCCTGGCGGACCGGCCGCCTCAAATCGGTTTGGTCCGCTAGCGTGGCCGCCATGTCGCAGCCCCCGTCGACCGCGAGCACGACCGCGCCCACGCGCGTCACGATCGCGGACGTGGCCGTCCGCGCCGGCGTCAGCCCGACGACGGTGTCCCACGTGCTGTCGGGGAAGCGGGTCGTGGGGCAGGCGACCCGTCGCACCGTGCTGGACGCCATCGACGAGCTGGGCTACCGGCCCAACCACGTGGCCCGGCACCTGCGCACGCGACAGTCGCACATGCTCGCGGTGCTCGTCCCGGACATCACCAACCCGTTCTACGCCGTGCTGACGCGCGGCCTGGCCGACGCGGTTGACGCGGCCGGCTACGGCACCTTCGTGTGCAGCACCGACGGGCAGCACGACCGCGAACGGAAGTTCTTCGAGGACGTCATGGACCGTGGCGTCGACGGGATCGTCTTCGCCTCGGGCGAGATCGCCTCGGAGATCACCTTCGGCCCCGGCGACCGGGCCACCCCGATCGTCTGCATCGGCGACCACCTCGACCACCCCCTGTGCGATGCGGTCATCCCCGACGACGAGTCGGGGTCCCGGGAGGCCGGCGCCTTCCTCGCGGGGCGGGGCTACGAGCGGCTGGCGATGATCCAGGGACCGCCGGGCTACGGCAACGACCGCAGCGCCGGCTTCCGCGACGCGGTGCGGGCCGCCGGCCACCAGCTGCCCGCCGAGCGGATGGTCCGCGGCGACTGGACCCGCCGCGGTGGCTACGCGGCGATGCAGACCCTGATGGCGCTGCCCCGGCGACCGGATGCGGTGTTCTGCGCCAACGACCTGATGGCGATCGGCGCGCTCGACGTCGCCCACGAGCTCGGCCTGGCCGTGCCCGACGACGTGGCGGTCGTCGGCTTCGACGACGTGGACGCCGCCACGATCGTCACCCCGCAGCTCACGACCGTGCGCAACCCGGCGTACGACCTGGGGAGCGCCGCCGGCGACCTCGCACTCAGCCGCCTCTCGGGGCGCTACAGCGGGCCCGGACGCACCGTGGTGCTGCCCTGCCCGCTCGTCGAGCGCGGGACGGCCTGACCCGCCGGCTTCAGGCCTCGGGAAAGGTGACCACCGCCTTCACGAAGCCCTCGGGCTTGTCACGCAGGGCGGCGAAGGCCGCGTCGACGTCCTCGAGGGCGAAGCGGTGCGTGACGAGGCGGTCCAGCGAGAGCATCCCGGCGGCGTGCAGCCGCATGCCGACCGCCATGCCCCGCGAGATCACGTCGATGTCGCGGACGTGGGCGTTGACCAGGTCGAAGGCCATCCAGTTCCACAGGCCGAGGGGCAGGGTCCGCGCCGCGCCCTGGTGGTAGCCCACCACGGCGATCCGCCCGCTCATCCGGGTCACCTCGCCGCAGGTCGTCAAGGCGTCCTGGGTGCCGGTGCACTCGAAGGTGACGTCCGCGCCCCTGCCGTCGGTCAATCCGCGGACGGCGTCCCCCACCGGTCCGAGGTTCACGTCGACGACGGCGCTCGCGCCGAGCTCCGCCGCGCGCGCGAGCGCCTCCGGGCGGGGGTCGGCGACGATGACCCGGCGGGGTCCCCGAAGCGCCGCGAGCTCCTGGACCAGGTTGCCCATGAACCCCGCGCCGAGGACGACGACGTCGTCCCCGAGCCGGACGTCGGCCGCCTCGACCGCGTTGACCGCGCAGGCGAGCGGCTCGGCCAGGGCCACGTCGAGCGGCCCGTCGCCCGCCGGGAAGCAGTACGCCGCCCGCACCGCGACGTACTCCGCGAACCCCCGCTCGGTGACCCAGACCCCCACCCGGTCACCCACCTGCACGCTCGACACGTCCGCGCCCACCTCGACGACGACGCCACTGACCTCGTGGCCCAGGAAGCGCGACTCCCCCGCCGGCGGGCCGACGAGCCAGGGCTCGAGCTCGGAGGCGCACACCCCGCAGACCGCGACCCGGACGAGCACCTCGTCGGGGCGGATCGACGGCAGCGGCACCTCCTCGACCGCGAAGGTCTCCGGCCCGCGCAGGACCGCGATCCTCATGGCAGCTCCCCGTCGTGGAGGACGACGATCCCGTAGACGCCGACCGCGGGCAGCACCAGCACGTGTGCGCCGCCCTCCCGGGCGACCGCGAGGGTCGTGCGGCCTCCGTCGGGGGTG is a window encoding:
- a CDS encoding carbohydrate ABC transporter permease is translated as MTGLTGEPVATRFVSEVEPVVPRRVRRRSRRRGPGARLDKEHMTLRAKVGTYLVLAPVAILFVAPFVWMISASFQPMSTIFANPPTWVPDDPTVDGYKGFLNLGTLTQAQESQGSGDWRWFANSAFVAITITVVQTFFNALCAYAFAKRRFPGRNVIFVLFLATMMVPGQITLIPNYIIVQHIPFFGGNDWMGMGGHGWLNSYWGLIMPGVVSAFGIFLLRQFMLSIPDSLLDAARIDGAGEFRIFWNVVLPLCVPALAANAIFTFQGAWEDFLWPLLITSGDPDKTTAPVGLALFVVQNKTDWNLLFAGSVIATLPMIIVFVIFQRQFVRGIAVTGIKE
- a CDS encoding zinc-binding dehydrogenase, with protein sequence MRIAVLRGPETFAVEEVPLPSIRPDEVLVRVAVCGVCASELEPWLVGPPAGESRFLGHEVSGVVVEVGADVSSVQVGDRVGVWVTERGFAEYVAVRAAYCFPAGDGPLDVALAEPLACAVNAVEAADVRLGDDVVVLGAGFMGNLVQELAALRGPRRVIVADPRPEALARAAELGASAVVDVNLGPVGDAVRGLTDGRGADVTFECTGTQDALTTCGEVTRMSGRIAVVGYHQGAARTLPLGLWNWMAFDLVNAHVRDIDVISRGMAVGMRLHAAGMLSLDRLVTHRFALEDVDAAFAALRDKPEGFVKAVVTFPEA
- a CDS encoding ABC transporter substrate-binding protein, whose protein sequence is MAVTVALASLGLAACGGESGGNEPEPKGEGPGAVEQPSEPTTVTFFSWLGNSPEWKKLAAEFHEEYPNITIKFENVPAEQASQVLSTRIAGNNAPDVAYVNASDVADYASRGAAVDLVNYVERSKVVEPDDYVGAFREFVTYDDKLWGLPMGGETTGLFYRTDLFEEAGIDGPPTTWEEFEETAAALTDESANQYGFEVFAPESAYYFQPWLYQAGGNLMSPDGTEIAFDTDEALAAAEYYVDLAQYAPKDYLNSNSWDGRVAFAEGQVGMYMAGAWFAGTLTEEFPDIEGKWATAPLPEGEAGCKTTIAGDSLVMMDQTESPDAAWLWMEFLSRPDTLARTTYRTEGTLLPPLTSLLEGDEITAEKPVLKGFIDLMECGVAPTASNPKWPRIETILNDELGKAMYGDQTAEEALENTAQQAEAILARG
- a CDS encoding carbohydrate ABC transporter permease; translated protein: MATAVAPNEAPNGAPAPHRGPAREERSLRTRRFFRRLWRERSAYLFIAPGLIIFSVFTLAALVFAFYLTFHRWSIIEPDKPYVGMQNYEDMVHDERFVQAVLNTAYFAGASVPVTMLIGLGLALLLNQPLRGRAIFRTAYYLPVVTPFVVSALLWKWLYNGDFGLFNYYLVKGHIIDEPLLWLSDKDLAMPAVILMSVWSGVGFSMVVYLAGLQSIPYELYESAKLDGAGAWGRIRHVTIPLLRPTTLFLLVMGIIGSLQVFTQIFVMTSGGPVNKTTTMVYYMYLWAFKYYDMGYASTLAFALFAMLLVFTAFQLRLFRDGGSE
- a CDS encoding LacI family DNA-binding transcriptional regulator — encoded protein: MSQPPSTASTTAPTRVTIADVAVRAGVSPTTVSHVLSGKRVVGQATRRTVLDAIDELGYRPNHVARHLRTRQSHMLAVLVPDITNPFYAVLTRGLADAVDAAGYGTFVCSTDGQHDRERKFFEDVMDRGVDGIVFASGEIASEITFGPGDRATPIVCIGDHLDHPLCDAVIPDDESGSREAGAFLAGRGYERLAMIQGPPGYGNDRSAGFRDAVRAAGHQLPAERMVRGDWTRRGGYAAMQTLMALPRRPDAVFCANDLMAIGALDVAHELGLAVPDDVAVVGFDDVDAATIVTPQLTTVRNPAYDLGSAAGDLALSRLSGRYSGPGRTVVLPCPLVERGTA